GTGGACCGCGAGGCGCAGACCGTCACGACCCGCTCCGGGCGCGTGCTCGCCTACGACCACCTGGTCCTGGCCACGGGCTCCTGGGCCTGGACCCCGCGCACCGAGGGCACCGACCTGCCCGGCGTCTTCAGCTACCGCACCCTGGCGGACCTGGAGGGGCTGCGCGAGTACGTCGGGCTGCGCACCGCACGCCTGGGGCGTCCGCTGCACGGCGTCGTCGTCGGGGGCGGCGTGCTGGGGCTCGAGGCCGCGGCCGCGCTCCAGACCCTCGGCGCGGCCGCGACCGTCGTGGAGTTCGCCGACCGCCTCATGAGCGTCCAGCTCGACGACGCGGGCGGCGAGGCGCTGCGCGTGCTCGTGACCGACCGCGGGATCGACGTCCGCACGACGACCGGCGCCACGGGCCTCACGGCCGCGGGCGACGGCGCGGTGGGCGGCATGGACCTGTCCGACGGGTCGCGGATCCCCGCCGACGTCGTGATCTTCTCGACCGGCATCCGGCCCCGGGACCGCCTCGCGCGCGAGGCGGGCCTCGCGATCGGCGAGCGCGGCGGCGTCGTCGTCGGTGCGGCGTGCCACACCTCGGACCCCGCCGTGTGGGCCATCGGGGAGTGCGCGTCGTTCGAGGACCAGTGCGTGGGCCTGGTCGCGCCGGGCAACGCCATGGCCGACGTCGTGGTGGACCGACTGCTGGGTGGAGTCTCGACGTACTCGCCGGCGCCCGAGGGGACCAAGCTCAAGGGCGTCGACATCGAGGCCGCGAGCTTCGGCGACGTGTTCGGGCTCACGCCCGGCGCGCTCGAGGTCACGTTCGCGGACCCCGTCGCGCGGACCTACCGCAAGCTCGTCGTCTCGGACGACGCACGGACCCTGCTCGGCGGCGTGTTCGTGGGCGACGCGGCCCTCTACTCGTCGCTGCGCCCCCTGCTGGGGCGTTCGCTGGGCGCCGACCCGTCGGCGTTCCTCGCCCCGGAGGGCGGCGCCCCGGCGCTCGGCGGCGACCTGCCCGACGACGTCGTGGTCTGCTCGTGCGCGAACGTCACCGCCGGGACGGTCCGCGGGGCGGTGACCGAGCACGGCTGCTCGAGCCTGGGCGAGGTCAAGGCGTGCACCAAGGCCGGGACCGTGTGCGGGTCGTGCGTGCCCGTGCTCACCAAGATCGTCAACACGACGCTCGAGGCGGCCGGCGTCACGGTGTCGAACGCGATGTGCGAGCACTTCACGATGTCCCGCGCCGAGCTCTTCGCGCTCGTGCGGCAGGACGGGCTGCGCACCTTCACCCAGATCGTCGCGGCGCACGGCACGGGCCGCGGCTGCGTGGTCTGCAAGCCCGTCGTCGCCTCGATCCTCGCGTCGCTGTGGGGTGGGTACATCCTCGACGGCGAGCAGGCTGCGCTCCAGGACACCAACGACCGTGCGCTGGCCAACCTGCAGAAGGACGGCACGTACTCGGTGGTCCCGCGCGTCCCGGCGGGGGAGATCACGCCCGAGAAGCTCATCGTGATCGGGCAGGTCGCGCAGGACTTCGGCCTGTACACGCGCGTGACGGGGGCCCAGCGCATCGGGCTGTTCGGGGCGCGGATCGACCAGCTCCCGGAGATCTGGCGCCGCCTGGTCGACGCGGGCATGGAGTCGGGGCAGGCGTACGGCAAGTCGTTGCGCGCGGTGAAGTCGTGCGTGGGTTCCTCGTGGTGCCGGTTCGGGGTGCAGGACTCGGTGGGCATGGCCGTGCGTCTCGAGCTCCGCTACCGGGGGCTGCGCTCGCCGCACAAGTTCAAGATCGGTGTCTCGGGCTGTGCGCGCGAGTGCGCCGAGGCGCGCGGCAAGGACGTGGGCGTGATCGCGACCGAGAAGGGCTGGAACGTGTACGTGGGCGGCAACGGCGGCTTCTCGCCCCGGCACGCCGAGCTGCTCGCGGAGGACCTCGACGACGAGACGCTCGTCGCGGTGGTCGACCGCTTCCTCGCGTACTACGTGCGGACCGCGGACCGCCTGCAGCGCACGGCCCCGTGGGTCGCGGACTTCCCCGGGGGGATCGTCGAGCTGCGCAAGGTCCTGGTCGAGGACTCGTTGGGCATCGCGGCCGACCTCGAGGCCGAGGTCGCGCGGCACGTCGAGTCGTACGTCGACGAGTGGGCGCAGACCCTCGACGACCCGGACCGCCTGTCGCGGTTCGTGTCGTTCGTCAACGCGCCCGACCAGCACGACCCGGACCTCGCCTACACGGGGGTGCGCGGGCAGGTCCGGCCGGCTCGCCCCGGCGAGCCCTCCGACAACAACCCGGTGATCGCCCGCACGGTGGAGGTCCGCAAGTGAGCGCGACGGCATGGACCACGGTCTGCCCCTTCGAGCGGCTCGTGCCCGAGCGCGGCGTCGCCGCGCTGGTCGACGGCACGCAGGTCGCGGTGTTCCGTCTGGCCGACGACCGGCTGTTCGCGGTCCAGCAGCGCGACCCCTACTCGGGGGCCAACGTGCTCTCGCGCGGGATCGTCGGCTCGGCGGGCGAGACCCCGACCATCACCTCGCCCATGTACAAGCAGGTGTGGAACCTGACGACGGGCGAGTGTCTCGACCCGAGCGGCAAGGAGCCCGAGGCGCTGGTGACCTTCGAGGTCGCGGTCGAGGACGGGACGGTCCTGGTCAGGGCCTGACCGCTGCTGAGCGGCGCACGGGGACTCCCGACGGCCAGGGCGCGAGCGGAGGCAGCTCCACGGTCCTGCCGTCCCGGTGTGCGACGGGGGTGGTGGCGCTCTCGCGTCCCGCGAGCCACGCGGCGACGTCCGCCGCGGAACCCGTTACGCGCGTGAGCGCGTCGTCGGCCCCGGGGACCGCGGCCCGCACGCCCGCGGGCCCGACGACGGAGCGCGCCCCGTCCTCGTCCCGCACCACGAGCACGGGCTCGGCCAGGCGCAGGCTCAGGAAGTCGAGCAGGTGGTCGGTGAAGGCGAGCCCCCAGGTCGCGGGCGGCGTGAGCCCCTGGGCGGTACTGACCTCGCCGAGGTCGGTCGCGTGGATGCGGACCTCGCGCCACCAGCAGTCGAGGACGTCGGCGACCGCCCCGTCGCGGTACGTCACCGGGGCGTCCCACCCGGTGCGGTCCGTCAGGTCCCAGGCCGCGTCGAGCCGCGCTCCTGCGGCCCCGAGCGCGTCGAGGTGCTCGTCGCGCGAGCGGGTCGCGCCGGACTCGATCCCCGCGGCGCGGCCCTCGGCCCCGCCCTCGTAGACCTCGGCCGTCTCGCCGTGGGCCGCGAGCTCGGCCTGGCGGGCGAGCGCGTCGCCGACCATCGCGACGTGGGAGAGCACGTGCCCGACGGTCCACCCGTCGAGCGCGCTGGGGGAGCGGAGCGAGGCGTCGTCGAGCGTGCGGACGGCCTCGACGAGCTGGTGCAGCGCGGCACCCGCGTCGGCGCGTGCGGCGTGCGTCGCGTCGGAGATGGTGCGCGTGCCGGTGATGCTCGTGCTGGTGTCCTGCGTGGTCCTCGTCATGGCCAGAGCAGCCCCTTCTCCCAGTCGTGACCGACTGCGCGGTAGCGCAGCCGGGTCTGTCCGCGGTCGTCCGACGCCTGCCAGAACTCGACCGTCGTGGGCGCGAGCGCGTACGCGGTCCAGGCGGGCTCGACCAGCGTCGGGTCGCGCTGCACGCGGGCGAGGGCGCCCGCGAACGCGTCCGAGTACTCCTGCCGGGACGCGAGGGGCTCGCTCTGGTGGCCCACGAGCGCGGCGGCGCGCGAGCCGTCCGAGCGGGCGAGGAAGTCCGCCGCGCTCGTCGCGGGGTCGGGCCGCGTCACGGGTCCGGTGACGCGGACCTGGCGACCCAGGACTGGCCAGAGGAACGTGAGGGCGGCGTGCGGGTTCTCCGCGAGGTCGCGGGCCTTGGGGCTCGACGAGCCGGTCGCGAACCACCATCCCGAGGGGTCGACGTCCTTGAGGATCACGGTGCGCGCGTGCACCTCGCCCGAGGCCCCGGCAGTCGCCAGCGTCATGGCGTGGGGGAGCGGCACCCGGGCGTCGATCGCCTCCTCGATCCAGGTACGGAACAGCGTCACGGGGTCCGACGGCGTCGCGTCCGGATCGAGGGTCGGCAGGCCCGGACCGAAGGTCGGCAGGGCGCGGAGCCGCTCGCGCAACGTCGGTGCGGGGTCGGTGCCGCCGCCTGTGCCGTCCAGTCCGTCGCGCGGGGTGCCGCCGGTCCGTCGGCCCGTTCGCGCATCGCCGTTCCCTGCCCCGGCGTCGTCCGGTGACCCGTTGCTCATCGGGTCACCACGGCGTCGGCCTCGAGCGCCGGTCCGAGCATCGACACGAACCCTTCGACCGCGGCGCGCAGGGCCGCCGGGTCGTCGAGGGCCCGCGCGAGCACGTACCCGCCCTGCACGACGGCGACCGCCGCGTACGCGCGGTCGTGCGCGGCGTCGTCGGGCAGGCCGGTCTCCTCGAAGACCGCCTGGACCCGTGCGACCAGGCCCGCGAAGTAGTCGCGGACGGGACCGCGCAGCTCCTCGTCCGACATGACCGACCGGTCGCTCGTCAGGCGCCCGACCTTGCAGCCCGCGAGCGCCGGACGAGGCCGTTCGAGGTAGGCCACGAGACGCTCGGCGGGTGAGCGGTCGGCGTCCTCGAGGTCTCCCGCGACGGACGCGAGCGCCTCGTAGGTGGTCGCGCTGATCGCGGCGAGCGAGAGGTCGTGCTTGGTGGGGAAGTGGTGGTAGAGGCTGCCCTGGCCCACGCCGCTCGCCTCGAGGACCTGGCGCGGGCTCGTGCCCTCGACGCCCTGGGCCCAGAACAGGTCGCGGGCCGCGCGGACGAGGCGTTCGCGGCTCGGGAGGTCGGTGGTGCTCATGCCGACACCATACCTACCTCTAGGTATGGTGTCGAGTTCCGCGGCCGTCGCCAACGCGCGGGCGAAACCCTTGGAGGAACCCCACGACAGGCTGTGGTCCGGTCCAAGGGAAGGCGGTCCGCCTTGTCAGGGCTGGCCGGGGAGGGAGAGCGGGAGGACGAGAAGGATCATGGACGTGAAACCCTCTCCCGGCCGCGACGGCACCGGCCCTGCGGACGTCCGCGACCTCCTGGACTCCCTCGTCGCCCGCGGCCTCGCCGGTGCCGCCCCGACGCGCGCCGAGGCGGTGGCCGTCCTGCGGACGAGCGACGACGACCTGCTCGACGTCGTCGCCGCCGCCGGGCGCGTGCGGCGCCACCGGTTCGGCCGGCGCGTACGACTCAACTACCTGGTCAACCTGAGGTCGGGCCTGTGCCCCGAGGACTGCACGTACTGCTCGCAGCGCCTCGGCTCCACGGCCCCGGTCCTGACGTACTCGTGGCTGAGCACCGACGACGCGGTCGCGGCCGCTCGGGCCGGGGTGGCGGGCGGTGCGCGCCGCGTCTGCCTCGTCGCGAGCGGGCGCGGGCCGAGCGACCGTGACGTGGCCCGGGTCTCCGCGATGGTGGACGGGATCAAGCGTGAGCACCCGCACGTCGAGGTCTGCGCGTGCCTCGGCCTGCTCCGCGACGGCCAGGCCGAGCGGCTCGCCGCCGCCGGAGCCGACGCCTACAGCCACAACCTCAACACGTCCGAGGCGACGTACGCCGACATCTGCACGACGCACGAGTACGCGGACCGCGTCGAGACGGTCGAACGGGCGAGGGGCGCCGGGCTCTCGCCCTGCTCGGGGCTCATCGCGGGCATGGGCGAGAGCGACGAGGACCTCGTCGACGTCGCGTTCGCGCTGCGAGACCTCGGGGCCGACTCGGTGCCCGTCAACTTCCTCGTGCCGTTCGACGGCACCCCCCTCGCGGGGAGGTGGGACCTCACGCCCCAGCGGTGCCTGCGCATCCTCGCGATGGTGCGCTTCGTGTGCCCCGCGGCCGAGCTCCGCCTCGCGGCCGGTCGCGAGGTGCACCTGCGCTCGCTCCAACCCCTCGCCCTGGAGATCGTGAGCTCGATCTTCCTGGGCGACTACCTCACGAGCGAGGGCCAGGCCGCCCAGGCCGACCTCGCCCTGCTCGCCGACGGCGGGTTCGAGGTCGACGGCGCCGTCCCAGGGGTCGGTGCGGCCGGTGAGGAGGGAACCGCGGCTCGCGCAGCCGCCGGGCCGGAGCGGCCCGGTGCGATGCCCGGCGCGGTGCCCGGCGCGGTGCCCGACGTGGTGCCCGACGTGGCGGTCCGCCGTCGCGGGCCGGGGACCCGGGTCGCGCCGAACGCCTGACACCGGCCCCGCGGCCAGGTGACCGGCGCGAGCCCCTGGAGGACCCGCGCACCCCCGTGTCAGTGGTGAGAGCCAGGATGCTTGCACCGACAGAAGGGGGAACCGACGATGGTCCCGCACGATTCCGGCGAGGTCCCGACCACGCCCGAGCTGTTCTACGTCCACGGAGGGGCGACCCGGCACCTGCGCGTGTGCCCGCACCTGCAGGTGACCGACGCCGACAGGATCCTCGCGGCGCACGGTGAGGTTCCCGAGCGGCTGCCCGTCTGCCAGTGGTCGCAGGCAGAGATCGACGGCGTGGGGCGGACCTACCACCCCAGCTTCGACGCCGCGCTGGAGGCGTTCGGCGCACCGGTCGAGAACCGTCCTCGGATGCGCGAGATCGCGGCGGGCGAGACGTACGACCGCATCTGGACGCCGAACTCGATGACCTACGTGGCGCTCGGCTCGGGTGCGGCCGGGGTCGCCGTGGCGTGGTTCCTCAAGGGCATCGTCTACACCGGGGCCGGACCCGAGGAGCTCGCTGTCGCGAGATCGACGTCGCGCGCCACCGCGGGGACGGCCGACGAGCCCCGAGGGCTGCCGTGCCCGTCGTGCTTCATGGTGCTGCCCAACTCGGGCCTGTGCGGCTGCGGGGAGTGATGACGGCGCGGGCCCCGGGTCGTCCCCGGGGTCCGCGCGGGTCGTGGCCCGTGCCGACGGACGAGCCGGCCTCGCCGATGAGTTCGGGTGCCCATGCCGGTCCCAGAGGGACGGTGCGGCGACGGAGCCGCCCGAGAGACGGAGGAACATCCCATGGCCACGGAACCCAGCACGCAGGTGGACCCGGTATCCGCGCCCGACGGCGGTCCCGCGGGAGAGCTGATGACGGACTTCTCCTCACCCGGTGCCACCGCCACCTCCTGGGCCGACACCCTGGCGGTGCTCCAGAAAGCCGAGATCTTCTGGCTGTCCACGGTCCGTCCCGACGGGAGCCCGCACGTCACCCCCCTCATCACCGTCTGGGCCGACGGCGCGCTCCACTTCTGCACCGGCCCGACCGAACGCAAGGCGCGCAACCTCGAGCAGAACCCTGGGTGCGTGCTGACCACGGGGACCAACCGCATGAGCGAGGGGCTCGACGTCGTGCTCGCCGGGGTCGCCCGACGGATCACCGAGGACCACGTCCTGCAACGCCTGGCCGACCGCTGGGCGTGCAAGTACGAGTGGCACTTCGAGGTGCACGACGGCTCGTTCTGGGACAGCGAGGCGCCGTCCGAGGGGTCGCCCGCTGACGCGCCCGCAGCCGGCGAGGCCCACGTCTTCCAGGTCCGTCCCCGCACGATCCACGCCTACGGGCGCGGCGAGGACTACACCTCGACCCGGTGGACCTTCGAGGACGGGGCTAGCGTGAAGGCGTGACCCCCGTCCAACGTCGCGTGCTGCTCGTCGCGATCCTCGCCTCGTTCGTCTCGTTCCTCGACGGGACCGTGGTCAACGTCGCGCTCCCCGCGATCGCGCAGGACCTGGCCGGAGGAGCGCTCGACGGGCTCGCGCTCCAGCAGTGGGTCGTCGACGCCTATCTCATCACGCTCGGCTCGCTCATCCTCGTGGCCGGTTCGCTGTCCGACGTCCACGGCCGCCGCCGCGTCATGTGGTGGGGGCTGGTCGGGTTCGCGGTCACGTCGGTGCTGTGCGCGCTGGCCCCGACGGGC
This region of Oerskovia jenensis genomic DNA includes:
- a CDS encoding pyridoxine/pyridoxamine 5'-phosphate oxidase, with the protein product MSNGSPDDAGAGNGDARTGRRTGGTPRDGLDGTGGGTDPAPTLRERLRALPTFGPGLPTLDPDATPSDPVTLFRTWIEEAIDARVPLPHAMTLATAGASGEVHARTVILKDVDPSGWWFATGSSSPKARDLAENPHAALTFLWPVLGRQVRVTGPVTRPDPATSAADFLARSDGSRAAALVGHQSEPLASRQEYSDAFAGALARVQRDPTLVEPAWTAYALAPTTVEFWQASDDRGQTRLRYRAVGHDWEKGLLWP
- the nirB gene encoding nitrite reductase large subunit NirB, encoding MSTPTPGRVVVVGAGMVAHRFVSQMIARSPEGSWHVSVVGDEARAPYDRVHLSEYFTGRSADDLTMDPAVWDDPRTELVTGDAVAAVDREAQTVTTRSGRVLAYDHLVLATGSWAWTPRTEGTDLPGVFSYRTLADLEGLREYVGLRTARLGRPLHGVVVGGGVLGLEAAAALQTLGAAATVVEFADRLMSVQLDDAGGEALRVLVTDRGIDVRTTTGATGLTAAGDGAVGGMDLSDGSRIPADVVIFSTGIRPRDRLAREAGLAIGERGGVVVGAACHTSDPAVWAIGECASFEDQCVGLVAPGNAMADVVVDRLLGGVSTYSPAPEGTKLKGVDIEAASFGDVFGLTPGALEVTFADPVARTYRKLVVSDDARTLLGGVFVGDAALYSSLRPLLGRSLGADPSAFLAPEGGAPALGGDLPDDVVVCSCANVTAGTVRGAVTEHGCSSLGEVKACTKAGTVCGSCVPVLTKIVNTTLEAAGVTVSNAMCEHFTMSRAELFALVRQDGLRTFTQIVAAHGTGRGCVVCKPVVASILASLWGGYILDGEQAALQDTNDRALANLQKDGTYSVVPRVPAGEITPEKLIVIGQVAQDFGLYTRVTGAQRIGLFGARIDQLPEIWRRLVDAGMESGQAYGKSLRAVKSCVGSSWCRFGVQDSVGMAVRLELRYRGLRSPHKFKIGVSGCARECAEARGKDVGVIATEKGWNVYVGGNGGFSPRHAELLAEDLDDETLVAVVDRFLAYYVRTADRLQRTAPWVADFPGGIVELRKVLVEDSLGIAADLEAEVARHVESYVDEWAQTLDDPDRLSRFVSFVNAPDQHDPDLAYTGVRGQVRPARPGEPSDNNPVIARTVEVRK
- a CDS encoding maleylpyruvate isomerase family mycothiol-dependent enzyme, whose amino-acid sequence is MTRTTQDTSTSITGTRTISDATHAARADAGAALHQLVEAVRTLDDASLRSPSALDGWTVGHVLSHVAMVGDALARQAELAAHGETAEVYEGGAEGRAAGIESGATRSRDEHLDALGAAGARLDAAWDLTDRTGWDAPVTYRDGAVADVLDCWWREVRIHATDLGEVSTAQGLTPPATWGLAFTDHLLDFLSLRLAEPVLVVRDEDGARSVVGPAGVRAAVPGADDALTRVTGSAADVAAWLAGRESATTPVAHRDGRTVELPPLAPWPSGVPVRRSAAVRP
- the bioB gene encoding biotin synthase BioB, producing MDVKPSPGRDGTGPADVRDLLDSLVARGLAGAAPTRAEAVAVLRTSDDDLLDVVAAAGRVRRHRFGRRVRLNYLVNLRSGLCPEDCTYCSQRLGSTAPVLTYSWLSTDDAVAAARAGVAGGARRVCLVASGRGPSDRDVARVSAMVDGIKREHPHVEVCACLGLLRDGQAERLAAAGADAYSHNLNTSEATYADICTTHEYADRVETVERARGAGLSPCSGLIAGMGESDEDLVDVAFALRDLGADSVPVNFLVPFDGTPLAGRWDLTPQRCLRILAMVRFVCPAAELRLAAGREVHLRSLQPLALEIVSSIFLGDYLTSEGQAAQADLALLADGGFEVDGAVPGVGAAGEEGTAARAAAGPERPGAMPGAVPGAVPDVVPDVAVRRRGPGTRVAPNA
- a CDS encoding pyridoxamine 5'-phosphate oxidase family protein yields the protein MATEPSTQVDPVSAPDGGPAGELMTDFSSPGATATSWADTLAVLQKAEIFWLSTVRPDGSPHVTPLITVWADGALHFCTGPTERKARNLEQNPGCVLTTGTNRMSEGLDVVLAGVARRITEDHVLQRLADRWACKYEWHFEVHDGSFWDSEAPSEGSPADAPAAGEAHVFQVRPRTIHAYGRGEDYTSTRWTFEDGASVKA
- the nirD gene encoding nitrite reductase small subunit NirD, translating into MSATAWTTVCPFERLVPERGVAALVDGTQVAVFRLADDRLFAVQQRDPYSGANVLSRGIVGSAGETPTITSPMYKQVWNLTTGECLDPSGKEPEALVTFEVAVEDGTVLVRA
- a CDS encoding TetR/AcrR family transcriptional regulator; protein product: MSTTDLPSRERLVRAARDLFWAQGVEGTSPRQVLEASGVGQGSLYHHFPTKHDLSLAAISATTYEALASVAGDLEDADRSPAERLVAYLERPRPALAGCKVGRLTSDRSVMSDEELRGPVRDYFAGLVARVQAVFEETGLPDDAAHDRAYAAVAVVQGGYVLARALDDPAALRAAVEGFVSMLGPALEADAVVTR